From the Paludisphaera mucosa genome, one window contains:
- a CDS encoding carbohydrate-binding family 9-like protein, translating to MPTRPSTAVLILLAAGLSGAAGRAVAEPPVTREAACSWAAEPPKLDGKLDDACWRDAKPITDFAAFWLGEPRSGAKALLAWDDQALYYAAEMADAELRAYGSERNDHLWEGDVFEMFFKPREDKPAYYEFQANPRGVVFEVAFARRGSLGHTFREEPILGNKAVVALKGTLDRPGDVDEGWAVEGRIPWSAFAPTGGKPQAGDAWKFALCRYDHGPEGTKPVLMSSAPLSMPSFHRYEDYGTIRFEAKP from the coding sequence ATGCCTACGAGACCGTCGACGGCCGTCCTGATCCTCCTCGCCGCCGGGCTCTCCGGAGCCGCCGGCCGGGCCGTCGCCGAGCCTCCCGTCACGCGCGAGGCGGCCTGCAGCTGGGCGGCCGAGCCCCCCAAGCTCGACGGCAAGCTCGACGACGCCTGCTGGCGGGACGCGAAGCCGATCACCGATTTCGCCGCCTTCTGGCTCGGCGAGCCGCGGTCGGGCGCGAAGGCCCTGCTCGCGTGGGACGACCAGGCGCTCTACTACGCCGCCGAGATGGCCGACGCCGAGCTGCGCGCCTACGGCAGCGAGCGCAACGACCACCTCTGGGAGGGGGACGTCTTCGAGATGTTCTTCAAGCCCCGCGAGGACAAGCCCGCCTATTACGAGTTCCAGGCCAACCCGCGCGGGGTGGTCTTCGAGGTCGCCTTCGCCCGCCGCGGCTCGCTCGGCCACACGTTCCGCGAGGAGCCCATCCTGGGCAACAAGGCGGTCGTCGCCCTGAAGGGGACGCTCGACCGCCCGGGCGACGTCGACGAGGGCTGGGCCGTCGAGGGCCGGATCCCCTGGTCGGCCTTCGCCCCCACCGGCGGCAAGCCCCAGGCCGGCGACGCCTGGAAGTTCGCCCTCTGCCGCTACGACCACGGCCCCGAAGGGACCAAGCCCGTCCTCATGAGCTCGGCCCCGCTCTCGATGCCGAGCTTCCACCGCTACGAGGACTACGGGACGATCCGCTTCGAAGCGAAGCCCTGA
- a CDS encoding bile acid:sodium symporter family protein: protein MVSHWNHWIHRRMPFCVAASYLAARAMPAFGLWIRDVRLFDVGAGSVRVEATGPALLLAILLFNAGLRARPDRLRAIARRPSVVLAGLFANMAIPLAYLLALTPILVAWHSPGEASNLLVGLTLVAAMPIAGSSTGWAQNVGADMALSLGLVVGSTLASPLATPALLRFAGLAASGDVAAELQALAGRGTGVFLTAWVLIPSLLGMLARRLAPAATVERLEAVLKPAATLVLLVLCYSNASACLPQALANPDWDFLGVALIASTGLCVLTFVGGYAIGRLLGAGRPQRAALMFGMGMNNNGTGLVLASTILASQPLVLLPIIVYNLVQHIVAGCVGPLCAADAD, encoded by the coding sequence ATGGTCTCGCACTGGAATCATTGGATCCATCGTCGGATGCCGTTCTGCGTCGCGGCGTCGTATCTCGCGGCCCGGGCGATGCCGGCGTTCGGGCTCTGGATCCGCGACGTCCGCCTGTTCGACGTCGGGGCGGGGTCGGTCCGGGTCGAGGCTACGGGCCCGGCGCTCCTGCTGGCGATCCTGCTGTTCAACGCCGGCCTGCGGGCGCGGCCGGACCGCTTGCGGGCGATCGCGCGGCGGCCGTCGGTCGTGCTGGCCGGGCTCTTCGCGAACATGGCGATCCCGCTCGCCTATTTGCTGGCGCTGACGCCGATCCTCGTCGCGTGGCACAGCCCGGGCGAGGCGTCGAACCTGCTCGTGGGCCTGACGCTCGTCGCGGCGATGCCGATCGCGGGGTCGTCGACGGGGTGGGCGCAGAACGTCGGGGCCGACATGGCCCTGAGCCTGGGTCTGGTGGTCGGGTCGACCCTGGCCAGCCCGCTCGCCACGCCGGCCCTGCTGCGGTTCGCGGGGCTGGCGGCGTCGGGCGACGTCGCGGCCGAGCTGCAGGCCCTGGCCGGCCGCGGGACGGGCGTCTTCCTCACGGCCTGGGTGCTGATCCCGTCGCTGCTCGGCATGCTCGCCCGCCGGCTCGCGCCCGCCGCGACCGTTGAGCGTCTGGAAGCCGTGCTGAAGCCCGCTGCGACGCTCGTCCTGCTGGTCCTCTGCTACTCGAACGCGTCGGCGTGCCTGCCGCAGGCGCTCGCGAACCCGGATTGGGACTTCCTCGGCGTCGCCCTGATCGCGTCGACGGGTCTTTGCGTGCTCACGTTCGTGGGCGGTTACGCGATCGGCCGGCTGCTGGGCGCGGGCCGTCCTCAGCGCGCGGCGCTCATGTTCGGCATGGGGATGAACAACAACGGCACCGGGCTCGTGCTGGCGTCGACGATCCTGGCGTCGCAGCCCCTGGTGCTGCTGCCGATCATCGTCTACAACCTCGTGCAGCACATCGTCGCCGGCTGCGTCGGCCCCCTGTGCGCGGCCGACGCGGACTGA
- a CDS encoding PepSY-like domain-containing protein: MRTLILKALGAILLTIPAGSSSAAADDEAPKAVLDAIKAKFPKAEITHVEKEEEDEETIYEISLKDGDSRHDVDVRPDGRIEAIETEIKTSDLPKPVADLVAAKYPGKAVKKTEKVVEFEKDREVTTYEVEVSVDGKTQEIEATPDGKIVDEDDDDDDEDDDA, translated from the coding sequence ATGCGGACCCTGATCCTGAAAGCCCTCGGCGCGATCCTCCTGACGATCCCGGCCGGCTCTTCCTCTGCGGCGGCCGACGACGAGGCCCCCAAGGCGGTCCTCGACGCGATCAAGGCGAAGTTCCCGAAGGCCGAGATCACGCACGTCGAGAAGGAGGAGGAAGACGAAGAGACCATCTATGAAATCTCGTTGAAGGACGGCGACTCCCGCCACGACGTGGACGTCCGCCCCGACGGCCGGATCGAGGCGATCGAGACCGAGATCAAGACGTCCGACCTGCCGAAGCCCGTCGCCGACCTCGTCGCCGCGAAGTACCCCGGCAAGGCCGTCAAGAAGACCGAGAAGGTCGTCGAGTTCGAGAAGGACCGCGAGGTCACGACCTACGAGGTCGAGGTCAGCGTCGACGGCAAGACGCAGGAGATCGAGGCGACCCCGGACGGTAAGATCGTCGACGAGGATGACGATGACGACGATGAAGACGACGACGCCTGA
- a CDS encoding response regulator transcription factor gives MGMKVLVVEDDEEIADFLVRGLREEGFAVDWHATGPDGWQAMSQGSCDLVVLDWWLPGIDGLTLLKRFRQSGHETPVLFLTARDAVSDKVRGLDAGADDYLCKPFDYEELLARLRVLARRRAAAAADWFITHADVRVDLRTHQVERAGRLLDLTAKQQALLVFFLRRPDEVLSRTRIYESVWDERYDGVSNTLEFHVMELRRKLEAHGPRLIHTVRGRGYAFGERPVAGDLG, from the coding sequence CTGGGCATGAAGGTGCTGGTCGTCGAGGACGACGAGGAGATCGCCGACTTCCTGGTGCGCGGCCTCCGCGAGGAGGGCTTCGCGGTCGACTGGCACGCGACCGGCCCCGACGGCTGGCAGGCGATGTCTCAGGGATCCTGCGACCTCGTCGTGCTCGACTGGTGGCTCCCCGGGATCGACGGCCTGACGCTGCTCAAGCGGTTCCGACAGTCGGGTCACGAGACCCCCGTCCTCTTCCTGACCGCGCGCGACGCCGTCTCCGACAAGGTCCGCGGCCTCGACGCGGGCGCGGACGATTACCTCTGCAAGCCGTTCGATTACGAGGAGCTGCTGGCCCGCCTCCGCGTCCTAGCGCGACGTCGGGCCGCCGCCGCGGCCGACTGGTTCATCACCCACGCCGACGTCCGCGTGGACCTGCGGACTCATCAGGTCGAGCGCGCCGGCCGCCTGCTCGACCTCACCGCCAAACAGCAGGCTCTGCTCGTCTTCTTCCTGCGGCGGCCCGACGAGGTCCTCTCGCGGACGCGGATCTACGAGAGCGTCTGGGACGAGCGCTACGACGGCGTCTCGAACACGCTGGAATTTCATGTCATGGAACTGCGCCGCAAGCTCGAGGCGCACGGCCCCCGGCTGATCCACACGGTGCGGGGCCGGGGCTACGCCTTCGGCGAGCGGCCCGTCGCGGGGGATCTCGGATGA
- a CDS encoding sensor histidine kinase — protein MTLQARVSWFFLGALALVLVGFSTTLFFVSARYLHRRTEERVETILDTLAAAAEITSEGVEWEPDERSLTFGRRAPEGGFQWSVSDEHGRPIDGSTRQTILARRDLDRSLGGRRPVRATDDRGVGWVVGGRLLSPAQAGSTAEATLPKGFHAALLLQAAVATTDVEAALRNLALWLMGTSAGVWGLAFLGGRRLVRRALRPLTDMAEAAHAIRADDLSPRIPVSAAGDELGGIAGSLNAMLGRLQEAFERQRRFTGDASHQLRTPLTAIQGQVDLALRRDRDVEEYRRTLKVVQRKTKHLRRIVESLLFLARADHESSTPTLEVVDLSTWLPEHLMAWGEHPRAGDLRMEMSGAAPMPVKAQAALLAELVDNLVDNAVRHGEPGTPVAIAVTRRGPGIELSVEDRGPGVDAADVPHLFESFFQTEEARRRGSGGVGLGLSIVKRLARLFGATVEVESEPGRGARFVVRFPEAADETAVATATTTPA, from the coding sequence ATGACGCTGCAAGCCCGAGTCTCCTGGTTCTTCCTGGGCGCGCTCGCCCTGGTCCTGGTCGGCTTCTCGACGACCCTGTTCTTCGTCTCCGCGCGCTACCTGCATCGCCGGACCGAGGAGCGCGTCGAAACGATCCTCGACACGCTGGCCGCCGCGGCCGAGATCACGTCCGAGGGCGTCGAGTGGGAGCCCGACGAGCGGAGCCTCACCTTCGGACGCAGGGCCCCCGAAGGGGGCTTCCAGTGGTCCGTTTCGGATGAACACGGACGGCCGATCGACGGATCGACCCGGCAGACGATCCTGGCGCGACGAGACCTCGATCGATCCCTCGGCGGCCGGCGTCCCGTCCGGGCGACCGACGACCGCGGCGTCGGCTGGGTCGTCGGGGGCCGGCTGCTGAGCCCCGCGCAGGCCGGCTCCACCGCCGAGGCGACGCTGCCCAAAGGGTTCCACGCCGCGCTCCTCCTGCAGGCGGCCGTCGCGACGACGGACGTGGAGGCCGCGCTGCGGAACCTCGCCCTGTGGCTGATGGGGACCTCGGCCGGCGTGTGGGGGCTCGCCTTCCTGGGCGGTCGCCGGTTGGTGCGGCGAGCCCTGCGGCCGCTGACGGACATGGCCGAGGCGGCCCATGCGATCCGGGCCGACGACCTCTCCCCCCGCATCCCCGTCTCCGCGGCCGGCGACGAGCTGGGAGGGATCGCGGGCTCCCTAAACGCGATGCTGGGCCGTCTCCAGGAGGCGTTCGAACGCCAGCGGCGATTCACCGGCGACGCCTCGCACCAGTTGCGGACGCCGCTCACCGCGATCCAGGGGCAGGTCGACCTGGCCCTTCGGCGCGACCGCGACGTCGAGGAGTATCGCCGCACTCTGAAGGTTGTGCAGCGCAAGACGAAGCACCTGCGACGAATCGTCGAGTCGCTCCTCTTCCTCGCGCGGGCGGACCACGAGTCGTCGACGCCCACGCTCGAAGTCGTGGACCTCTCGACCTGGCTCCCCGAGCATTTGATGGCCTGGGGCGAGCATCCGCGGGCGGGGGATCTACGGATGGAGATGAGCGGGGCAGCCCCGATGCCGGTGAAGGCTCAGGCCGCCCTACTCGCGGAGCTGGTCGACAACCTCGTCGACAACGCGGTGCGCCACGGCGAGCCGGGGACGCCGGTCGCGATCGCGGTCACGCGTCGGGGGCCGGGGATCGAGCTTTCGGTCGAGGATCGGGGGCCGGGGGTCGACGCCGCCGACGTCCCGCATCTCTTCGAATCGTTCTTCCAGACCGAAGAGGCGCGGCGGCGGGGGTCGGGGGGCGTCGGCCTCGGGCTCTCGATCGTGAAGCGGCTGGCGCGGCTGTTCGGCGCGACGGTCGAGGTCGAGAGCGAGCCGGGGCGCGGCGCGCGGTTCGTGGTCAGGTTCCCGGAGGCTGCGGACGAGACCGCCGTCGCGACGGCGACGACGACCCCCGCTTGA
- a CDS encoding DEAD/DEAH box helicase, with product MAEKGTKKVAAPGFTSLGLDTRLLEALNDLGYEEPSPIQREAIPVLLTGKDLIGQAATGTGKTAAFALPMLHRLSLEDKKRARPFAIVLVPTRELAMQVAEAVHKYGRPIGATVLPVYGGQAYGPQIRALERGADIVIATPGRALDLIKRKTLRLDGVRIVVLDEADEMLDMGFAEDIESILSETPKERQTVLFSATLPPRITAIARKHQVDPQKIQIQAEPSAAGTVPLVKQTAYIVPRGHKLATLGRVLDIENPTSAIVFCRRRNEVDELVETLASRGCRVEGLHGGMTQEQRNRVMKKFRSESADLLIATDVAARGLDIQQLSHVINFDVPVEAESYVHRIGRVGRAGREGIAITLAEPREHRQLRIIEQATGQKISIEKIPTVADLRARRLELTRASIREAVVGGDLERYRVIVESLAGEFDLMEVAMAAAKLLHQSVASDDQEEDIPDVEVNRDRPFRDARGGGPGKPLARGSRERPRGGENRGANMTRLFVGAGRSAGVRPQDLVGAITGEAGLTGRQVGDIDIADRFSLVEVPSDLADSVIDALRGSRIKGRSVVVRRERSEE from the coding sequence ATGGCCGAGAAGGGCACGAAGAAAGTGGCTGCGCCTGGGTTTACGTCGTTGGGTCTGGACACCCGCCTGCTGGAGGCGTTGAACGACCTCGGCTACGAGGAGCCGTCGCCGATCCAGCGCGAGGCGATCCCGGTCCTGCTCACGGGCAAGGACCTCATCGGCCAGGCCGCGACGGGCACGGGCAAGACGGCCGCGTTCGCGCTGCCGATGCTCCACCGGCTCTCGCTCGAGGACAAGAAGCGCGCCCGCCCCTTCGCCATCGTGCTGGTGCCGACCCGCGAGCTGGCCATGCAGGTGGCCGAGGCCGTCCACAAGTACGGCCGGCCGATCGGGGCGACGGTCCTGCCGGTCTACGGCGGCCAGGCCTACGGCCCCCAGATCCGCGCCCTGGAGCGCGGGGCCGACATCGTCATCGCCACCCCGGGCCGCGCGCTCGACCTGATCAAGCGCAAGACCCTCCGCCTCGACGGCGTCCGGATCGTGGTCCTGGACGAGGCCGACGAGATGCTCGACATGGGCTTCGCCGAGGACATCGAGTCGATCCTCTCGGAGACGCCGAAGGAGCGGCAGACGGTCCTCTTCTCGGCGACGCTGCCGCCCCGGATCACCGCCATCGCCCGCAAGCACCAGGTCGACCCCCAGAAGATCCAGATCCAGGCCGAGCCGTCGGCCGCCGGGACCGTGCCGCTGGTCAAGCAGACCGCGTACATCGTCCCCCGCGGCCACAAGCTGGCGACGCTGGGCCGGGTGCTCGACATCGAGAACCCCACGTCCGCCATCGTCTTCTGCCGCCGCCGCAACGAGGTCGACGAGCTGGTGGAGACGCTGGCCTCGCGCGGCTGCCGCGTCGAGGGCCTGCACGGCGGCATGACCCAGGAGCAGCGCAACCGGGTCATGAAGAAGTTCCGGAGCGAGTCGGCCGACCTGCTGATCGCCACCGACGTCGCCGCCCGCGGGCTCGACATCCAGCAGCTCTCGCACGTCATCAACTTCGACGTCCCGGTCGAGGCCGAGTCGTACGTCCACCGGATCGGCCGCGTCGGCCGCGCCGGCCGCGAGGGGATCGCCATCACCCTGGCCGAGCCCCGCGAGCATCGCCAGCTGCGGATCATCGAGCAGGCTACCGGCCAGAAGATCTCGATCGAGAAGATCCCCACCGTCGCCGACCTGCGGGCGCGTCGCCTGGAGCTGACCCGGGCCTCGATCCGCGAGGCGGTCGTCGGCGGCGATCTGGAGCGCTACCGCGTCATCGTCGAGTCGCTGGCCGGCGAGTTCGACCTGATGGAGGTGGCGATGGCCGCGGCCAAGCTGCTCCACCAGTCGGTCGCCTCGGACGACCAGGAAGAGGACATCCCCGACGTCGAGGTGAACCGCGACCGGCCCTTCCGCGACGCCCGCGGCGGCGGCCCCGGCAAGCCGCTGGCCCGCGGCTCCCGGGAACGGCCCCGCGGCGGCGAGAACCGGGGGGCCAACATGACCCGCCTGTTCGTCGGCGCCGGCCGCTCCGCCGGCGTGCGGCCGCAGGACCTCGTGGGCGCGATCACGGGCGAGGCCGGCCTCACCGGCCGCCAGGTCGGCGACATCGACATCGCCGACCGCTTCTCGCTCGTCGAGGTCCCTTCAGACCTGGCGGATTCCGTCATCGACGCCCTCCGCGGCAGCCGGATCAAGGGACGCAGCGTCGTCGTCCGCCGCGAACGCAGCGAGGAATGA
- a CDS encoding TIM barrel protein translates to MDIPDSPRDDTPDGTSRRDLLKVAGAAALGLAGATRTAKATTMPLIKNGRIKQSLVHWCYEPYWKDDDAFIQMAKDLGCTSVELAPPTMYPKLKAAGLTNAIAQIDISPDPPFTKGFNNPANWDRVIAATKKSIDDCAEYGYKKVICFTGYAEGISPEQGAANCVEGFKKVVDYAGDKGVTLCLEMLNTRADDHPMKGHPGYQGDHVDYCIDIIKKVGSPHLKLLFDFYHVQIMDGDLIRRLHQLKGLVGHIHTAGNPGRAELDEKQEIFFPPLMQALLDIGYDGWVGHEFIPTRDPLEGLKQAVTLCDV, encoded by the coding sequence ATGGACATCCCCGACAGCCCCCGCGACGACACGCCCGACGGGACCAGCCGGCGCGACCTCCTGAAGGTCGCCGGCGCGGCCGCGCTGGGCCTCGCGGGCGCGACCCGAACCGCGAAGGCCACGACCATGCCCCTGATCAAGAACGGCCGGATCAAGCAGTCGCTCGTCCACTGGTGCTACGAGCCCTACTGGAAGGACGACGACGCGTTCATCCAGATGGCCAAGGACCTGGGCTGCACCAGCGTCGAGCTGGCGCCGCCGACGATGTACCCCAAGCTCAAGGCGGCGGGCCTCACCAACGCCATCGCCCAGATCGACATCAGCCCCGACCCGCCGTTCACGAAGGGCTTCAACAACCCCGCGAACTGGGACCGCGTGATCGCGGCCACGAAGAAGTCGATCGACGACTGCGCCGAGTACGGCTACAAGAAGGTCATCTGCTTCACCGGCTACGCCGAGGGGATCTCGCCGGAGCAGGGCGCCGCCAACTGCGTCGAGGGCTTCAAGAAGGTCGTCGACTACGCCGGCGACAAGGGCGTGACGCTCTGCCTGGAGATGCTCAACACCCGCGCCGACGACCACCCGATGAAGGGCCACCCCGGCTACCAGGGCGACCACGTCGACTACTGCATCGACATCATCAAGAAGGTCGGCTCGCCCCACCTGAAGCTCCTGTTCGACTTCTACCACGTCCAGATCATGGACGGCGACCTGATCCGTCGGCTGCACCAGCTCAAGGGGCTCGTCGGCCACATCCACACCGCCGGCAACCCGGGCCGGGCGGAGCTGGACGAGAAGCAGGAGATCTTCTTCCCGCCCCTCATGCAGGCCCTGCTGGACATCGGCTACGACGGCTGGGTCGGCCACGAGTTCATCCCCACCCGCGACCCGCTCGAAGGCCTGAAGCAGGCCGTGACGCTCTGCGACGTCTGA
- a CDS encoding nucleoside hydrolase, producing MRGVWTTLIAGASLLAAAAPAKAAEPVGLIFDTDICGDVDDVLALGMIHAMESRGDCKLLAVTVSVDNAKAAPFVDLVNTYYGRGEVPVGVVGAGGAKEDGKYLPMVDAHDDGKPRYPHDLSTAPPATAVLRKVLAARPDSSVVIAQVGFSTNLARLLETPGDEFSPLTGVELVKAKVKFLSLMAGSFKPIDGNARYIEYNVIKDVPSCAKLAADWPTELVFSGFEIGIALPYPATSIERDYGYVKHHPLAEAYILYNPPPHNRPTWDLTSVLYAVHPDRGYFDVSQPGDVTIEKDGFSKFAPEPKGRSRYLILRDPAQTARVLEALVQLSSQPPDGREGARP from the coding sequence ATGCGAGGCGTCTGGACAACCCTGATCGCGGGAGCGTCGCTGCTCGCCGCCGCCGCCCCGGCGAAGGCCGCCGAGCCCGTCGGCCTGATCTTCGACACCGACATCTGCGGCGACGTCGACGACGTCCTCGCGCTGGGCATGATCCACGCGATGGAGTCGCGCGGCGACTGCAAGCTGCTCGCCGTGACGGTCAGCGTCGACAACGCCAAGGCCGCCCCGTTCGTCGACCTGGTGAACACGTACTACGGCCGCGGCGAGGTCCCCGTCGGCGTCGTCGGCGCGGGGGGCGCGAAGGAAGACGGCAAGTACCTGCCGATGGTCGACGCGCACGACGACGGCAAGCCCCGCTACCCCCACGACCTCTCCACCGCCCCGCCCGCGACGGCCGTCCTCCGCAAGGTCCTGGCGGCCCGGCCCGACAGCTCGGTGGTCATCGCGCAGGTCGGCTTCTCGACCAACCTGGCGCGGCTGCTCGAGACGCCCGGCGACGAATTCTCGCCGCTCACCGGAGTCGAGCTGGTGAAGGCCAAGGTGAAGTTCCTCTCGCTCATGGCCGGCTCGTTCAAGCCCATCGACGGCAACGCCCGCTACATCGAGTACAACGTCATCAAGGACGTCCCGAGCTGTGCGAAGCTGGCCGCGGACTGGCCGACCGAGCTGGTCTTCAGCGGCTTCGAGATCGGCATCGCCCTCCCCTACCCCGCGACGAGTATCGAGCGCGACTACGGCTACGTGAAGCACCACCCGCTGGCCGAGGCGTACATCCTGTATAACCCGCCGCCCCACAACCGGCCGACGTGGGACCTGACCAGCGTCCTCTACGCCGTCCACCCCGACCGCGGCTACTTCGACGTCTCCCAGCCCGGCGACGTGACGATCGAGAAGGACGGCTTCTCGAAGTTCGCCCCCGAACCGAAGGGCCGCAGCCGCTACCTGATCCTCCGCGACCCCGCCCAGACGGCGCGCGTTTTGGAAGCCCTCGTCCAGCTCTCCAGCCAGCCGCCCGACGGGCGCGAAGGAGCCCGGCCGTGA
- a CDS encoding sugar ABC transporter substrate-binding protein, with protein MRTLAPMRPILAALILAVVAGCNGEPAGAPGAAPSPAPAAPGKPRIALVMKSLANEFFAIMAKGAEAYQKEHADKFDLIVNGIKDERDIARQVSLMDEMIGQKVAAIVIAPADSKALVSACRRAQEAGIVVVNIDNKLEDAVLAEQGIKVPFVGPDNRAGAKLAGDYLAGKLKAGDPVAIVEGLKTAFNGQQRLLGFQESAKAANLKIVDSQSAQWEIAPANRVASAMLSEHPEIKALMCCNDSMALGALAAAKAAGRSGDVLIIGYDGISAVRTAIDDGAILATVDQHADRLAVFGLEYALDLIVGKGTPADRTTPVDLVVKK; from the coding sequence GTGAGGACCCTCGCCCCGATGCGCCCCATCCTGGCCGCCCTCATCCTGGCCGTGGTCGCCGGCTGCAACGGCGAGCCCGCCGGGGCCCCGGGCGCCGCGCCCTCGCCCGCCCCCGCGGCCCCGGGCAAGCCCCGGATCGCCCTGGTCATGAAGTCGCTGGCCAACGAGTTCTTCGCGATCATGGCGAAGGGGGCCGAGGCGTACCAGAAGGAGCACGCCGACAAGTTCGACCTGATCGTCAACGGCATCAAGGACGAGCGCGACATCGCCCGCCAGGTGTCGCTGATGGACGAGATGATCGGCCAGAAGGTCGCCGCCATCGTGATCGCCCCGGCCGACTCCAAGGCCCTGGTCTCGGCCTGCCGCCGGGCGCAGGAGGCCGGGATCGTCGTCGTGAACATCGACAACAAGCTGGAAGACGCCGTGCTCGCCGAGCAAGGGATCAAGGTCCCGTTCGTCGGCCCCGACAACCGCGCGGGGGCGAAGCTCGCGGGCGACTACCTGGCCGGCAAGCTCAAGGCGGGCGACCCGGTGGCGATCGTCGAGGGGCTCAAGACGGCCTTCAACGGCCAGCAGCGGCTGCTCGGCTTCCAGGAGTCGGCGAAGGCCGCGAACCTCAAGATCGTCGACTCCCAGAGCGCCCAGTGGGAGATCGCCCCGGCGAACCGGGTGGCGTCGGCCATGCTCAGCGAGCATCCCGAGATCAAGGCCCTGATGTGCTGCAACGACAGCATGGCCCTGGGCGCCCTGGCGGCGGCCAAGGCGGCCGGGCGATCGGGCGACGTCCTCATCATCGGCTACGACGGCATCTCGGCCGTGCGGACGGCGATCGACGACGGCGCGATCCTGGCGACCGTGGATCAACACGCCGACCGGCTCGCGGTCTTCGGCCTCGAATACGCGCTCGACCTGATCGTCGGGAAGGGGACGCCCGCCGACCGCACGACGCCCGTCGACCTGGTGGTCAAGAAGTGA
- a CDS encoding sugar ABC transporter ATP-binding protein: protein MTDPLLTIRGLSKSYAAPVLREVDLDLFPGEVLALMGANGAGKSTLARIVAGLGGPDAGAMTLDGVAYRPAAKHRAEALGVQIVQQELTLLPTLTVAENLFLDRLPTRFGLVRFRTLRRDAVRALARIGLESIDPETPTSRLGVGEQQLVEIARSLERTCRVLILDEPTAALTSPQVGRLFANIARLKEQGAAIVYISHRLDEVRRIADRISVLRDGRLVATRPAAELSLDEAVRLMVGTNPSSEQFRHARTPGAVVLKVRNLSRGDRVRDVSFEVRGGEVLGVSGLVGSGRTELLRAVFGADAADSGDVAVAGSPPTRFRSPREAVKAGVGMVPEDRKTEGLLLPRSIRMNMTLGRMAPYRDSLGFLRPRRERGDAVEMARRVQIAYDSPEQPVEQLSGGNQQKVVVGRWLLREPRVMLFDEPTRGIDVAAKFAIYRLIDETAARGAGVVVVSSEVEELMLICDRIAVISAGRLVATFARGGWSEEKLLAAAFQGYTNRAEMGG from the coding sequence GTGACCGACCCGCTGCTGACGATCCGAGGCCTGAGCAAGAGCTACGCCGCGCCCGTGCTCCGCGAGGTCGACCTCGACCTCTTCCCGGGCGAGGTCCTGGCCCTGATGGGCGCGAACGGGGCCGGCAAGAGCACCCTGGCGCGGATCGTCGCCGGCCTTGGCGGGCCCGACGCCGGCGCGATGACGCTCGACGGGGTCGCCTACCGCCCGGCCGCCAAGCACCGGGCCGAGGCGCTCGGCGTCCAGATCGTCCAGCAGGAGCTGACGCTCCTCCCCACCCTGACCGTCGCCGAGAACCTCTTTCTCGACCGCCTGCCGACGCGGTTCGGGCTCGTCCGCTTCCGGACCCTCCGTCGCGACGCGGTGCGGGCGTTGGCCCGGATCGGCCTGGAGTCGATCGACCCCGAGACGCCGACGTCGCGGCTGGGTGTGGGCGAGCAGCAGCTCGTCGAGATCGCCCGCAGCCTCGAACGCACCTGCCGCGTCCTGATCCTCGACGAGCCGACGGCCGCTCTGACATCGCCCCAGGTCGGCCGCCTCTTCGCCAACATCGCCCGGCTCAAGGAACAGGGCGCGGCGATCGTCTACATCAGCCATCGCCTCGACGAGGTCCGCCGCATCGCCGACCGGATCAGCGTCCTCCGCGACGGCCGGCTCGTCGCGACCCGACCGGCCGCGGAGCTGAGCCTGGACGAGGCCGTCCGCCTGATGGTCGGGACCAACCCGTCGAGCGAGCAGTTCCGCCACGCCCGCACGCCGGGCGCGGTCGTGTTGAAGGTCCGCAACCTGTCGCGGGGCGACCGGGTCCGCGACGTGAGCTTCGAGGTCCGCGGCGGCGAGGTGCTGGGCGTCTCGGGCCTCGTCGGCTCGGGTCGGACCGAACTCCTCCGCGCCGTCTTCGGGGCCGACGCGGCCGACTCGGGCGACGTCGCCGTCGCCGGCTCGCCTCCCACGCGGTTCCGATCGCCGCGCGAAGCCGTGAAGGCCGGCGTGGGGATGGTCCCCGAGGATCGCAAGACCGAGGGGCTCTTGCTCCCCCGCTCGATCCGGATGAACATGACGCTCGGACGCATGGCGCCCTATCGCGACTCCCTGGGGTTCCTGCGGCCCCGTCGCGAGCGGGGCGACGCGGTCGAGATGGCGCGCCGGGTCCAGATTGCGTACGACTCGCCCGAGCAGCCCGTCGAGCAACTGAGCGGCGGCAACCAGCAGAAGGTGGTCGTCGGCCGCTGGCTCCTCCGCGAGCCTCGCGTGATGCTGTTCGACGAGCCCACGCGGGGGATCGACGTCGCCGCCAAGTTCGCGATCTATCGCCTGATCGACGAGACCGCCGCGCGGGGGGCGGGCGTCGTCGTGGTGTCGAGCGAGGTCGAGGAACTCATGCTGATCTGCGACCGGATCGCCGTGATCTCCGCCGGCCGGCTCGTCGCGACCTTCGCGCGCGGCGGATGGAGCGAGGAGAAGCTCCTCGCCGCGGCCTTCCAGGGATACACCAACCGAGCGGAAATGGGCGGCTGA